The DNA segment TGAATCGGACCCAGCGCCTGCCCTTCCAGATCAGGCTCGCGCCCGTCCCAGAATTGCGCACCCAAAAAGCCGGAGTTCAGCACCGTGGGGGTGTTGCGTTCGCCCACTTGCCCGCCATGGCCGACAGCGCGCGGAATCCGGTCAGCCCAGCCCAGTGCGGGGTTGTGACAGGTGGCGCAACTGATCACGCCAGAGGCCGAAATGCGGGGTTCAAAAAACAGCATCTTGCCCAATTCGATCTTTTCGGGCGTCATAGTGTTATCTGCCGGGATAGGCGGCAAGAAAGGCAGTGGTTCGAAGAAATCCATATATTCCGCGATGTCTTCTGCATGAACTGCCGTGACACTCAGCACCAGTGCCATCGCGGTTGCGCCAAGGCGGTGCAGTTGTCTGGGGGTCATGTTGGCCTCCTGTTCGTGTTAATTTGTCATCACCGACTGCAAGGCCTGCGCCGTGCATTCTCGCGCGTGTCAAATCACACAATAACAGAGCTGTGAGGCAGCACCTTGATCCATGTCAAGATTTAGAGCGATTCTAAATATGCAAGTGAGACTCAGGTTTTGCGGGCCAGAGATCAAATCTCTGGGGGCCACACCCGTTCGGCATCTGCCGCAATCCACGCATTCACCCAGACTGGCATTTCGGGGCTGTCCTCGGGCTGGCCCATGGCGCGCAGAACTTGCGCAGGCGGCACGATCCCTTGCGCAGAGGTGATGGCCGAGCGGATCAGAATGTGGTTGGCGCAGTCGTCGCCTTTCCACATGGCCTGTTCGGTATACAGAAACCGCGCATCCCAACCGATGCAGCGGCTGCGCAACTCGAACCGTTCAAACGCACGGATGCGGCGGCGGTAGCGCGTGGTATTGCCTGCCACGGTTATACCCCAACGATTCTGGCGCAGCACATCTATCAGCCCCGTCCGCATCGCCATTGGAATGCGCCCCAGATCATACAATGTCAGCGTGCGCCCGTTGTTCAATTCCACCCAAGGGTCCAGATCCCAAGGCCAGCAGCGATGATGCGAGACATGCAGATCGCACACCCCAAGGCGCGGGGCGTTGCGGTATTTCAGCATTTCCTTGGCAAAGCGGATGAAGGGATACATAGGCGCGCTCCTTTCGCGCAGCGGTGCCGGAAGGCGTGTGCCGCGTCAAGACCAGCCGTCGGGTCAAAGGTTGAGTTTTTCCAGCAAAACCGCGCCAAACCGCTCCATGCGCGCTGGGTCCATGCCCTTGATCCGCGCCAGTTCCCCCTCGGTGCCGGGGTGGGCGGTGGCAATGGCGCGCAAAATCGCGGGCGACAGGGTCAGCAGTTTGTCCGTACCATCCGGCCCGCGTTCCAGATCGCGCGCCAGAACGAACAACTCATCATACAAATCGCCCGCATTGCGGCCTGCCAGTTTGCGGCGCTGGGGGTGTTGGGGCGCGGGGGTCGCGCCAGTGATGATTTCCAGAAAGCTGGCACCATACCGGTCCAGCTTGGTGGCCCCCACACCAGAGATGCGCGCCATCGCATCCATGCTGTCGGGGCGCGTTTCAGCCATCTCGATCAGGGTGCGGTCGGTGAAAATGACATAGGCAGGCACGCGCGCTTCTTCGGCCAATGCGCGGCGCTTGGCTTTCAGCGCCGACAAAAGCGGCGCATCCTCATCCGAAACAAGCGATTTCACCGCAGGACGATCCTGCGCGCCCGTCACGGTATCTTCGCGCAAATGTATCTCTGCCTCGCCCCGCAGGATCGGGCGGGCGGCTTCGGTCATGCGCAGCGCGCCGTGACGTTCAGGGTCGGGGCGCACCAGATCGCGGCCCATCATCTGCCGGAACACCACCTGCCATTTGGCGCGGCTCAGGTCTTTGCCCGCCGCAAAGGTCGGCAGCGCATCATGCCCGCGCTGCACCACTTTTGCGGTGGAATTGCCCAGCAGAATGTCGATCAGATGCCCCGCGCCAAAACTCTCGCCCGTGCGCAAAATGGCGGATAGCGCCTTGCGCACGGGCGTTGTCGCGTTGAACAACTTTGCGGGCACCGCGCAAAGGTCGCAATTTCCACACGGTTCCGACGCGTCACCGAAATAGGACAGCAGCACCTGACGGCGGCAGCCCGTCGCCTCGGCCAGACCCAACAGCGCGTTCAGGCGCGCATGATCGGCTTGCTTGCGTTCCAGTGGCGCGGGGCTTTCGTCGATCTGCGAGCGGCGCAGGCGAATGTCATCAGGGCCAAACAGGGTCAGCGTGTCAGCGGGCGCACCATCGCGGCCCGCGCGGCCGATTTCCTGATAATACCCCTCAATTGATTTGGGCAAATCAGCATGGGCCACCCAGCGAATATCGGGCTTGTCGACCCCCATGCCAAAGGCGACCGTCGCCACCACGATCAGGTCATCTTCGCGCTGAAACAATTCCTCGACCATCCGGCGGGCATGCGCTTCCATCCCGCCATGATAAGCGCGCGCATTATGCCCCGCCTCGCACAGCCCTTGGGCAAGCGCTTCGGTTCGCGCACGGGTGCCGCAATAGACGATGCCCGACTGCCCCTTTTGCGACCGCGCATAGGCCAGTATCTGGTCGCGCGGCTTGTTCTTGACTGCAAAGTTCAGCCGGATATTGGGCCGGTCAAACCCGCGCAGAAAGATTTGCGGCGCGGCCCCGTCGAACAAGCGCTTGATAATCTCGGTGCGGGTTTCCGCATCGGCGGTGGCGGTGAAAGCGGCCAGCGGCACATTCAACGTGCGGCGCAGATCGCCCAGACGCAGGTAATCGGGGCGGAAATCATGGCCCCATTGGCTGACGCAATGCGCCTCATCCACCGCGATCAGGCTGCACCGCGCGCGGCGCAGCATGTCAATCGTGCCCCCCGATGCCAGTCGTTCGGGCGCGATATACAGCAATTTCAATTCGTTGCGCGACAGCGCCTGATAGACAGCATCGGTTTCCGCCTCAGTATTGCCAGAAGTCAGCGCACCTGCCGCAACGCCCAGTTCCTGCAACGCGCGCACCTGATCGCGCATCAGCGCTATCAACGGCGAAATCACCACTGTCAGCCCCTCGCGGCACAGGGCGGGCAGTTGAAAACACAGCGACTTGCCGCCACCCGTGGGCATAATGGCCAGCGTGTCCTGTCCGGCCATCACCGCCTCGACAATCTCGGCCTGACCGGGGCGAAAGGCGGGAAAGCCAAAGACACGCGACAAGACCGCTTCGGGCGGCTGGGGTTCGACAACGGGAAGGGGCACTGTCATCAGCTTAGATAAGCGCCGCCGCGTTGTTAATCAGGATGACGCGAATGGCATAAATCGCAATCAGCGCGATCAAAGGCGCAAGGTCAATGCCACCAAGGTCGGGCATGAACTGGCGGATGCGCTGATAGACGGGTTCCAGCAACCGGTTCAGCCCGTCCCAGATTGACGCGACCATCGCATTGTTCAGGCTGAGTACCTGAAAATTTATCAGCCAGCTCAGGATGATATGCGCAATGATGATAAACTGCGCGACACTCAGGATAAGCAGCAGGATCTGGATAATGGATAGCATGGGACACTCCGCATAGGTTCGCGCAAACCTAAGCGGAGTAAGCACAAAGGGCAAGCGTGCGTGGCCTGTTTGCGGGGGTGGACTGGACATTGGCGCGGCTTCCGATAGGTAAAGCGCGACTGAAATTTTATTCGGGTGTTCCATGCTTGTTGTTCTGTCCCCTGCCAAGAAACTCGACTGGTCCCCAAAGGGCGCCCCGCGCGCGCTCACATCGCCTGATTTCCAGGAAGATGCCGTCACTTTGGCGCAAGAGGCGCGCAAGATCGGTGCAGACGGGTTGAAACGGCTGATGAAGATCAGCGACAAGCTGGCCGAACTGAACCTTGCGCGGTTCGAAAGCTTTGCCGCCCAGCCCGACACAAACGCAACCCGCCCCGCAATTCACG comes from the Roseinatronobacter monicus genome and includes:
- a CDS encoding acyl-CoA thioesterase, with the translated sequence MYPFIRFAKEMLKYRNAPRLGVCDLHVSHHRCWPWDLDPWVELNNGRTLTLYDLGRIPMAMRTGLIDVLRQNRWGITVAGNTTRYRRRIRAFERFELRSRCIGWDARFLYTEQAMWKGDDCANHILIRSAITSAQGIVPPAQVLRAMGQPEDSPEMPVWVNAWIAADAERVWPPEI
- the recQ gene encoding DNA helicase RecQ, translated to MTVPLPVVEPQPPEAVLSRVFGFPAFRPGQAEIVEAVMAGQDTLAIMPTGGGKSLCFQLPALCREGLTVVISPLIALMRDQVRALQELGVAAGALTSGNTEAETDAVYQALSRNELKLLYIAPERLASGGTIDMLRRARCSLIAVDEAHCVSQWGHDFRPDYLRLGDLRRTLNVPLAAFTATADAETRTEIIKRLFDGAAPQIFLRGFDRPNIRLNFAVKNKPRDQILAYARSQKGQSGIVYCGTRARTEALAQGLCEAGHNARAYHGGMEAHARRMVEELFQREDDLIVVATVAFGMGVDKPDIRWVAHADLPKSIEGYYQEIGRAGRDGAPADTLTLFGPDDIRLRRSQIDESPAPLERKQADHARLNALLGLAEATGCRRQVLLSYFGDASEPCGNCDLCAVPAKLFNATTPVRKALSAILRTGESFGAGHLIDILLGNSTAKVVQRGHDALPTFAAGKDLSRAKWQVVFRQMMGRDLVRPDPERHGALRMTEAARPILRGEAEIHLREDTVTGAQDRPAVKSLVSDEDAPLLSALKAKRRALAEEARVPAYVIFTDRTLIEMAETRPDSMDAMARISGVGATKLDRYGASFLEIITGATPAPQHPQRRKLAGRNAGDLYDELFVLARDLERGPDGTDKLLTLSPAILRAIATAHPGTEGELARIKGMDPARMERFGAVLLEKLNL
- a CDS encoding YggT family protein codes for the protein MLSIIQILLLILSVAQFIIIAHIILSWLINFQVLSLNNAMVASIWDGLNRLLEPVYQRIRQFMPDLGGIDLAPLIALIAIYAIRVILINNAAALI